In Patagioenas fasciata isolate bPatFas1 chromosome 2, bPatFas1.hap1, whole genome shotgun sequence, a single window of DNA contains:
- the PIK3R4 gene encoding phosphoinositide 3-kinase regulatory subunit 4: protein MGNQLAGIAPSQILSVDSYFSDIHDFEYDKSLGSTRFFKVARAKHREGLVVVKVFAIQDPTLPLTSYKQELEELKIRLHSAQNCLPFQKATLSEKAAMLFRQYVRDNLYDRISTRPFLNNIEKRWIAFQILTAVDQAHKSGVRHGDIKTENIMVTSWNWVLLTDFASFKPTYLPEDNPADFNYFFDTSRRRTCYIAPERFVDGSMFATELENMRDPSTPLVDLANSNQRTRGELKRAMDIFSAGCVIAELFTEGVPLFDLSQLLAYRNGLFFPDQVLNKIEDRSIRELVTQMVHREPDKRLAAEDYLKQQRNNAFPEIFYTFLQPYMAQFAKETFVSADERILVIRKDLDNIIHNLCGHDRTEKAEGETKENGLVILVSVITSCLQTLKYCDSKLAALELILHLAPRLSVEILLDRITPYLLHFSNDSVPRVRAESVRTLTKVLALVKEVPRNDINIYPEYILPGIAHLAQDEATIVRLAYAENIALLAETALRFLELVQLKNLNMENEPNGEEMDETSHPSDNYDTELQALHEMVQQKVVTLLSDPENIVKQTLMENGITRLCVFFGRQKANDVLLSHMITFLNDKNDWHLRGAFFDSIVGVAAYVGWQSSSILKPLLQQGLSDAEEFVIYKALNALTCMCQLGLLQKPHIYEFACDIAPFLCHPNLWIRYGAVGFITVVAQYLNIADVYCKLMPYLHPFITQPIIQIDKEIVLLSVLREPVSRSIFDYVLRSKDITSLFRHLQMRQKKRNGALPDCPPPEDPAIAQLLKKLLSQGMTEEEEDKLLALKDFMLKSNKAKANIVDQSHLHDSSQKGVIDLSALGITGRQVDLVKTKQEPDDKRARKHVKQDSNVNEEWKSMFGSLEPTNISQPISKGHGQTTDPEAIQAGKPLRSESSVGICTTLSSSPQGSDGTVVQPRKPTMQVPSSTASPSAHQLRITTCKTELQQLIQQKREQCNAERLAKQMMENAEWESKPPPPGWRPKGLLVAHLHEHKSAVNRIRVSDEHSIFATCSNDGTVKIWNSQKMEGKTTTTRSILTYSRIGGHVKTLTFCQGSHYLAIASDNGAIQLLSIEASKLPKSPKIHPIQSRSLDLKDDGCVVDMHHFNSGAQSVLAYSTVNGSLVGWDLRSSSNAWTLKHDLKLGLITSFAVDIHQCWLCIGTSNGTMACWDMRFQLPISSHSHPSKARIRRLLMHPVYQSWVIAAVQGNNEVSMWDMETGDRRFTLWASSAPPLSELQPSPHSIHGIYCSPASGNPILLTAGSDMKIRFWDLAYPERSYVVAGSSNCPSVSYYRKIIEGTEVVQEIQNKQKLGPTDETPRKGPESLPVGHHDIITDIATFQTTQGFIVTASRDGIVKVWK, encoded by the exons atggggaaccagCTGGCTGGCATCGCCCCCTCGCAGATCCTCTCGGTGGACAGCTACTTCTCGGACATCCACGACTTCGAATACGACAAGAGCTTGGGGAGTACCCGCTTCTTCAAGGTCGCCCGAGCCAAGCACCGGGAGGGGTTGGTGGTCGTGAAGGTGTTTGCCATTCAGGACCCGACCTTGCCCCTGACTAGCTACAAGCAGGAGTTGGAGGAGCTGAAGATAAGGTTGCACTCGGCGCAGAACTGCCTTCCCTTCCAAAAAGCGACCCTGTCTGAGAAGGCTGCGATGCTTTTCAGACAGTACGTACGGGACAACCTTTATGATCGCATTAGTACGAGGCCGTTCCTGAACAACATTGAAAAGAGGTGGATCGCTTTCCAGATCCTCACTGCGGTGGACCAAGCGCACAAATCTGGAGTCCGCCACGGGGACATTAAAACAGAGAACATCATGGTGACTAGCTGGAACTGGGTTCTTCTAACTGACTTTGCCAGTTTCAAACCAACTTATCTTCCTGAAGACAATCCCGCTGACTTCAATTATTTCTTTGACACATCACGGAGGAGAACGTGTTACATCGCTCCTGAGCGCTTTGTCGATGGCAGCATGTTTGCTACGGAGCTGGAGAACATGCGGGACCCTTCAACTCCTTTGGTAGACTTGGCAAATAGCAACCAGCGAACAAGAGGGGAGTTAAAACGTGCAATGGATATATTTTCCGCAG GCTGTGTAATAGCAGAGCTCTTCACGGAAGGTGTCCCCTTGTTTGATTTATCTCAGCTTTTGGCTTACAGAAATGGCCTCTTTTTCCCTGATCAAGTCCTAAACAAAATTGAAGACCGCAGTATCAGAGAACTG GTCACTCAGATGGTCCATCGCGAGCCAGATAAACGTTTAGCAGCTGAAGATTATTTGAAACAGCAACGTAACAATGCATTTCCTGAAATATTTTACACTTTCCTTCAGCCTTACATGGCCCAGTTTGCCAAGGAAACGTTTGTATCGGCAGATGAGCGTATATTGGTCATACGTAAAGATCTGGACAACATCATTCACAATCTCTGTGGGCATGATCGCACAGAGAAAGCCGAGGGAGAGACAAAAGAGAATGGGCTGGTTATTCTAGTGTCTGTGATAACTTCCTGTTTACAGACTCTCAAATATTGTGATTCAAAACTGGCTGCTTTGGAACTGATTCTTCATTTAGCACCAAGATTAAGTGTAGAGATTCTTCTGGATCGTATTACTCCTTATCTGTTACATTTCAGCAACGACTCTGTGCCCAGGGTGAGGGCAGAATCTGTGAGGACACTAACTAAAGTTCTTGCTCTCGTCAAAGAGGTGCCACGCAATGATATTAACATTTACCCAGAATACATTCTGCCAGGCATTGCACACTTGGCCCAGGATGAAGCCACCATTGTCAGACTTGCATATGCAG AAAACATCGCATTGTTGGCAGAGACAGCTCTGAGATTTCTGGAGTTAGTACAGCTAAAAAATCTGAATATGGAAAATGAACCAAATGGTGAAGAAATGGATGAAACGTCTCACCCTAGTGATAACTATGACACAG agctgcaggccTTGCATGAAATGGTCCAGCAGAAGGTTGTGACTTTGCTCAGTGACCCGGAGAATATTGTGAAACAAACACTGATGGAAAATGGAATAACGCGTCTCTGTGTCTTTTTTGGACGTCAAAAAGCCAATGATGTTCTTCTGTCTCACATGATCACTTTCTTAAATGATAAGAATGACTGGCATCTTCGAGGAGCTTTCTTTGACAGCATTGTTG GTGTTGCTGCTTATGTTGGCTGGCAAAGCTCATCGATACTGAAACCTCTACTTCAGCAAGGTCTCAGTGATGCTGAAGAATTTGTCATCTATAAAGCCCTCAATGCTCTTACCTGTATGTGCCAACTGGGGCTCTTGCAAAAGCCTCATATTTATGAGTTTGCTTGTGATATCG CACCTTTCTTGTGTCATCCTAATCTTTGGATACGTTACGGTGCAGTCGGATTTATCACTGTGGTAGCACAGTATTTGAACATTGCTGATGTCTACTGCAAGCTAATGCCATACCTCCATCCTTTTATCACACAACCAATAATACAG atagatAAAGAAATAGTCCTTCTAAGTGTGCTTAGAGAGCCTGTCAGCCGTTCCATATTTGATTATGTCTTAAGATCGAAGGATATCACAAGCCTCTTCCGACACCTTCAGATGCGTCAGAAGAAGAGGAATGGTGCTCTGCCTGACTGCCCACCCCCAGAGGACCCTGCCATTGCACAGCTGTTGAAGAAGCTACTTTCACAA GGGAtgactgaggaggaagaagacaaaCTGTTAGCACTGAAAGACTTTATGTTAAAATCAAACAAAGCTAAAGCAAATATAGTGGATCAGAGCCACCTGCATGACAGCAGTCAGAAAGGGGTGATTGACTTGTCAGCTCTGGGGATAACTGGAAGACAAGTGGATCTTGTTAAAACAAAGCAGGAGCCTGATGACAAACGTG CCAGAAAACATGTAAAGCAAGATTCAAATGTAAATGAAGAATGGAAAAGCATgtttgggtccctggaaccaacGAACATCTCCCAGCCAATATCCAAAGGACACGGGCAAACTACTGATCCTGAAGCCATCCAGGCTGGAAAACCACTTCGTTCAGAGTCCTCAGTTGGTATTTGTACCACTTTGTCATCCTCTCCACAG GGATCTGATGGAACAGTTGTTCAGCCCAGGAAACCGACCATGCAGGTACCAAGCAGTACAGCGTCCCCATCGGCACACCAGTTACGCATCACCACTTGCAAAACTGAACTTCAGCAGCTGATCCAGCAGAAGCGAGAACAGTGTAATGCAGAGAGACTCGCCAAGCAGATGATGGAGAATGCTGAGTGGGAGAGCAAGCCCCCGCCTCCAG GATGGCGTCCCAAAGGATTGTTGGTAGCTCATCTCCATGAACACAAGTCTGCAGTGAACCGCATTCGGGTCTCTGATGAACACAGCATTTTTGCCACTTGCTCAAATGATGGCACAGTGAAAATCTGGAATAGccaaaaaatggaaggaaaaaccaCTACAACCAG ATCAATTTTGACATACTCTCGGATTGGAGGACACGTAAAGACACTTACGTTCTGCCAAGGCTCGCATTATTTGGCTATAGCTTCAGATAATGGTGCCATCCAGCTCCTTAGTATTGAAGCTTCAAAGCTCCCTAAATCTCCTAAAATCCACCCAATACAAAGCAG GTCCTTAGATCTGAAGGATGATGGCTGCGTGGTAGATATGCACCACTTCAATTCAGGAGCCCAGTCAGTACTGGCTTACAGTACAGTTAATGGATCTCTAGTTGGATGGGATTTGCGATCTAGCAGCAATGCTTGGACACTGAAACATGATTTGAAATTAGGCCTCATAACTTCATTTGCTGTGGACATACACCAATGCTGGCTGTGTATTG GAACAAGCAATGGCACCATGGCATGCTGGGACATGAGGTTTCAGTTACCCATCTCCAGCCATTCTCATCCTTCAAAGGCCCGAATCAGACGCCTCCTCATGCATCCTGTCTATCAGTCCTGGGTAATTGCAG CTGTTCAAGGCAATAATGAAGTTTCCATGTGGGATATGGAAACTGGTGATCGACGCTTCACTTTGTGGGCCAGCAGCGCACCTCCTCTTTCAGAACTGCAG CCTTCTCCTCACAGCATCCACGGAATATACTGTAGTCCAGCATCCGGTAATCCCATACTACTGACAGCAGGCTCTGACATGAAAATAAG gttttgggATCTAGCCTACCCTGAGAGATCATATGTTGTTGCCGGCAGTTCTAATTGCCCATCTGTTTCCTACTACAGGAAGATAATTGAGGGCACAGAGGTGGTTCAG GAAATTCAAAACAAGCAGAAACTGGGTCCCACTGATGAGACACCTCGGAAGGGTCCAGAATCTCTCCCCGTCGGACATCACGATATTATCACAGATATTGCAACTTTCCAGACCACACAAGGGTTTATAGTAACTGCATCAAGAGATGGAATCGTTAAAGTGTGGAAATAA